From Mucilaginibacter gotjawali:
TGAAGCCTTTCGGAGGGATCAAGCTTGTTGAATCAGCGTTGAGCGAACATGGTATGAAAATTTCTCCTAAGGTTCATGAAATTTTCAACTACGCTAAAAATCACAACGAATCAGTATTTAAAGCCTATGACAGCGAGATCCGTGCTTTCCGCTCACACCACGTTTTAACCGGCCTGCCCGACAACTATGCACGTGGCCGCATTATCGGCGACTTCCGCAGGATGGCTTTATATGGCGTTGACCAATTGATCAACTTTAAGAAAGCCGACCTGCAAAGGGTTGACGGCGAAATGACCGACCATAAAGTTCGTTTACGTGAGGAGATCAGCGAACAGATCAATGCCTTAAAAGCAATGGTGGAAATGGCCGCCGCTTATGGCTTTGATTTAAAAAAGCCGGCAGAAAATGCAGCTGAAGCCGTTCAGTGGTTGTATTTTGCTTACCTGTCTGCAGTTAAAGAGCAGGACGGTGCTGCCATGTCATTGGGTAACGTGGCCTCTTTCCTTGATATTTTTATTGAAAGGGATATAAAGGCAGGTGTATTGAATGAAGAAGGCGCACAGGAACTGATCGACCAGTTTGTAATGAAATTACGCGTGATCCGCCACTTACGCCCGGCTTCGTATGACGAGATCTTCGGCGGCGATCCTACCTGGGTAACCGAAGCCTTAGGCGGTTTCTTAAACGACGGCCGTACCAAGGTTACCCGTACTACTTTCCGTTTTTTACAAACGCTGTATAATTTAGGGGCATCTCCTGAGCCAAACTTAACTGTACTATGGTCTGATAACCTGCCAGAAGGCTTTAAAGAGTTCTGCGCAAAGGTTTCTATTGATACCTCTTCAATCCAGTACGAAAATGACGACCTGATGCGTACCACCAGGGGTAGCGATGATTACGGAATTGCCTGCTGCGTTTCGTACCAGAAAGTGGGTAAATCCATCCAGCACTTTGGTGCAAGGGCCAACCTGCCAAAAGTTTTATTGCTGGCATTAAACGGCGGCCGCGAAGAACAGGAAGGAGTGAAAGTTTTAAAAGAGATTCCTGAACTGCCTGAAGGTGTTTTGGATTACGACCTGGTACTTGATGTGTTTAAACGCAGTTTATCGGACCTGGCCAGGGTATATGCCAAAGCCATGTATATTATCCATTATATGCATGATAAGTACTACTACGAACGCGCCCAGATGGCGCTGATAGATACTGACCCGCATGTGGATATCGCCTACGGCGCAGCCGGGATCTCTATTATTGCCGACTCATTGGCGGCCATTAAATACGCCAGGGTAACACCGGTTAGAAACGAAAAGGGCCTGACTGTTGAATTTAAAATAGAAGGGGAATATCCTCAATACGGTAATGATGATGATCGCGTTGACAATATAGCTGTAGAAATAACTAAGTTTTTTGTTACTGAACTTCGCAAGCATGTGGCTTATAAAAATGCTACGCCTACTTTGTCATTACTTACCATCACTTCAAATGTAATGTATGGTACCAATACCGGCGCCACACCTGACGGAAGGAAAAAAGGGGAAGCTTTTGCACCCGGGGCCAACCCCATGCACGGGCGTGACAGCAGCGGCGCTATAGCCTCCTTAAATTCTGTTTGTAAACTGGATTATAACGATGTACAGGATGGTATTTCAAATACCTTTACCATGGTGCCAAAATCATTGGGTTACACACCGGAAGAACAGGTAACCAACCTGGTGAACACGTTGAACGGGTACTTTAAACAAGGTGGTTTCCATTTGAATGTGAATATTTTGAACAGGGAAACCCTGCTCGACGCCTATGATCACCCCGAAAATTACCCGCAGTTAACCATCCGCGTTTCCGGATACGCTGTGAATTTTGTAAGGCTTTCAAAAGAACACCAGATGGAAGTAATTACCCGTACTTTCCATGAATGTATGTAGTTGCTAAATTAAAATGTATATTTATAGGAGCCGGGCTGCAAAACAGCCCGGCTTTTTTTAAGCAAAAGGATAACTTATGATATATTTCCCTTTACAGGATATTGAAGCTGCGAAATTAAATATTGATGACCCGGATCATCTGCGGATCCATTCGCTGGAAACATTCGGCACGCATGACGGCCCCGGCGTAAGGATGGTGGTTTTTGTACAGGGCTGCCAGTTTCGCTGCGTGTATTGCCATAACCCCGATTCGATTGACGTTAAAGGCGGTATGCTGGTTGAAATAAGCGAACTGGTAAAGCGGGCCGTACAGCAAAAAAATTACTTTGGCGCCGAAGGCGGCGTCACCGTTTCGGGCGGCGAGCCTTTGCTGCAGAGAAGTAAACTCATCACATTTTTTAAACTGCTGCATGAACAGGGCATCAATACCTGCCTGGATAGCAATGGCAGGCTGAACAATGCCGAAGTGCACGAACTGCTGGAATATACCGATATATTATTGCTGGATGTGAAGCACATCAACGATGAATGGCACCATAAACTAACCGGTTTATCCAACAAAACCACGCTTGAACTGGCCGCTTACCGCGAGTCGACCGGGCGGCCGATGTGGCTGCGTTACGTATTGGTTCCGGGATGGACGGACCAGCCGGAATATATTGAAGAGTGGTGCCGCCATTTTACCAATTACAAAACCGTTGAGCGGGTTGAAATAATAAGCTTTCACCAGATGGGACGCCATAAATGGGATAGCATGGGGATGATCTATCCGCTCATCGACACCCCGGTGCCCACCCGCGAGCAAAGGCACCAGGTAAAGGCGATTTTTAAAAAATACTTTAAGAATATAGCGCTCAAATAGTTTCCCGAGGGCAATCGCTTTTTAAATAAAGCAACCGGGAGGAGGCTCCCCTGGAGCCATACTTTTCAATTTTATTTTTCTATAAACACGGGACTCCTACGGAGTCTGACAGGCACGTTAACATTAGCTCCGGAGGAGCGGCCTGTTTATAGAAAAATCGAATTTGTTTTTAAGGCTCCAAAGGAGCCTCCTCTTTAAAAGCGATAGCCCTGGTAGTTTCCCGGTAGGTCGAAATTTAGTCAGCTCGGGAAGTGCAATATTTCGGACAGAGTAATCCACAAAACAATCATTTTTCCACAAAGCGGTTATAAACGGCTTAACGCATTAACTTTACCGTTTGGTTGGGGGCGAAGTTGGAGTGATTGTAATTGTTTAAAAGGTAAACAATTACGACCCTTACAACTTTTACAACCCTTTTAACTAAACAGAAAATTGGCAAAGGAAACCGGGAAAGAAACACCCTTAATGCAGCAGTACAACCAGGTAAAGGCCAAATATCCTGGCGCCTTATTGCTTTTTCGCGTGGGTGATTTTTATGAAACCTTTGGCGAGGATGCGATAAAAACAGCGGGAATATTAGGGATTGTGCTTACCCGAAGGGCAAATGGGGCTGCTACGCATATCGAGCTGGCGGGTTTTCCGCACCATTCCCTGGATACTTATTTACCAAAATTGGTTAGGGCAGGGCAGCGGGTGGCGATCTGCGACCAGCTGGAAGACCCCAAGGCTACCAAAACTATTGTAAAGCGCGGGGTGACGGAACTGGTTACACCGGGTGTAGCCATCAACGACAATATTCTTCACCAAAAAAGCAACAACTACCTGGCATCGCTGCATTTTGATAAAAACAGCATCGGGGTAGCGTTTATAGATATCAGCACCGGGGAATTTTTAACAGCGCAGGGCAGCAGCAGCTATATTGATAAACTGCTGCAAAGTTATTCGCCAAGCGAGGTGATCTATACCAAAAGCCGCCGGCATGATTTTAAAGAACTGTTTGGCGACCGCTTTTATACTTACACCCTTGATGAATGGCCCTACAGCGGCGATTACGCCAATGAGGTGCTGCTGAAACACTTTGGAGTAAAATCATTAAAAGGTTTCGGGATCGATAAGCTGAGCCTGGGCATCGTAGCCGCGGGCGTGGCGCTGCATTACCTTAATGAGACCGAACACCGCAACCTGCAGCATATTTCGGCCATCAGCAGGATAGAGGAGGACCGCTACCTCTGGCTCGACCGTTACAGTGTGCGTAACCTGGAACTGGTGGGCTCGGCTAATGAAAATGCGCATACCCTGGTAGAAGTGCTTGATCAAACCTGCTCGCCGATGGGCGCACGTTTGCTGAGGCGCTGGATCGTGATGCCGTTAAAGGAGATCAAACCGATCAACGACAGGCTGAATGTGGTGGAATTCCTGATTGAACAGGAAGAATTACGTGAAAGCCTGAAACAAAATATCCGCCTGATAGGCGATTTGGAGCGATTGATCTCAAAAATTGGCCTGCTGAAGGCCAACCCCCGCGAGGTTTGCCAGCTGAAAAAAGCGCTGAATGCCATTGGCCTGATCAAAAAGCAGGGCGAAACATCGCCAAGCCTGCCTTTGCAGGCCATCAGCGCGCAGCTTAATCCCTGCACGCTGATTTGCGAAAAGATTGAAAAAGAGCTGAGCGCCGAACCACCTGTGATGCTGGTAAAAGGTGGCGTAATGAACGAAGGGATAAATGAAGAGCTTGACCGCCTGCGGAAGATCGCTTTTGGGGGCAAAGGATATTTACTGGAGATCCAGAAGCGGGAGGCGGAAACAACCGGCATCCCCTCTTTAAAAGTATCCTTCAACAATGTGTTTGGGTATTATTTGGAAGTTACTCATAGTCATCGGGATAAGGTGCCTTCAGAATGGATCCGGAAGCAAACTTTGGTGAATGCCGAACGCTATATTACTCCTGAATTAAAAGAATACGAAGAGCAGATATTAGGCGCCGAAGAAAAGATCCTGGCATTGGAAACAAAACTCTATAATGATTTGGTGTATTCGCTGGCTGAGTATATTAAACCAATACAATTGAACGCTCAATTGATTGCCAGGCTGGATGTATTGTTGAATTTTGGCACCATCGCCATCAAAAATTATTACGTAAAACCGGAAGTAAACGACAGCCGCTTAATTGACATCAAAGGCGGGCGGCACCCGGTGATTGAAAAAACACTACCCCTGGGCGAAGAGTATATCACCAATGATGTTTACCTCGACTCGGAAACACAGCAGATCATTATCATCACAGGGCCCAATATGGCCGGTAAATCGGCTTTGCTGCGGCAAACCGGGCTCATTGTACTGATGGCCCAGATGGGGTGCTTTGTGCCTGCCAAAGCGGCCTCTATAGGGCTGGTGGACAAGATCTTTACCCGTGTGGGGGCATCGGATAACTTGTCGTCGGGTGAATCTACCTTTATGGTGGAGATGAATGAAACAGCAAGTATCCTCAATAACTTGTCTGACAGGAGCTTGATCCTGCTGGATGAGATAGGGAGGGGCACAAGCACTTATGACGGGATCTCCATCGCATGGTCAATTGCCGAATTTTTGCATAACCAGCCGCAAGCCCGGGCCAAAACACTGTTTGCCACTCACTACCATGAGTTGAACGAACTGAGCAATAGCTTCAGTCGCATCAAAAATTTCAATGTATCGGTAAAAGAGATCGGCCACCAGATCATCTTCCTGCGCAAGCTGGTGCCCGGCGGCAGCGAACATAGTTTCGGGATCCATGTGGCCAAACTGGCCGGGATGCCGCAAAAAGTATTGAGCCGCGCCAACGAGATCCTCAAAAAACTGGAAGCCGAGCGGACAGGGGGGGAGCACATTAAAGAAAGTATCCGCAAAGTGCAGAAACAGGCCGTACAGATGCAGATGTTCTCCATAGATGACCCCGTTTTAGTTAAAATTCGTGATACGCTAAATAACCTTGATGTAAATACCTTAACGCCGGTTGAAGCCCTGATGAAGCTGGATGAGATACAAAGGGTGATTAAAGGGTAAGAGGATTTACGATTTTAGAATTACGATTTTTTATTTCGGAATTCGGAATTTCGATTTCGGAATTAAAAACTGGATTAAGGATTCTTTCACCGCTTTCTTTCGGACTTTACCGACTTTACTGACTTCCGGACTTCCTCTCATGTTAACATGTTAAAAACCTTTATGTAACCTTTTGGGGTGTTTAGCCGTATTTTTAGGCGGATGAAAAAAACGCTTTACCTTTTTTGCATTTTGCTGGCTTTTACTGCGGTATTGACCTCTTGTCATTCGCGCAGGGCAGCTATGCGCGGCGAACCGGGCGAGGTGGTAAAGCCGCAGCTTAGCGTTGCTGAAAAATATTCGGCGATAATGGGGGTGGAGAAAAGTGATATCCAAAACGGCAGGCTTTATGAATTTATTGACGATTGGATGGGCACGCCTTACCATTTCGGAGGGCAGGATAAAAGCGGTGTTGATTGTTCGGGCCTGGCGCAATTGCTTGAATCGCAGGTTTTTGGTGTGGAGATCCCGCGCTCAACCGGCGAACAGATCAATGTTATTAAACGCAAGTATGAAGAAGAACTGGTTGAAGGCGACCTGATATTTTTTGATTACGACGGCAAAAAATTCAGCCATGTGGGCGTTTACCTGCAGAACGGCTATTTTGTTCATGCCAGCTCAACAAAAGGGGTAACCATCACCCGGTTGCATGATCCTTATACCTATAAATATTTTTCGCGCTGCGGCTCTGTCATTGCGCAGGACCCAAATTCAGCGCCGGGTAAATAATCAGGCATAATTTTGTTAACTTTGCCTCATCATGGCAGACGAAAAAGACAAATACAGTTTCTGGACAAAATATAAACGTTTCGCAGGTAACGAAATTCTGCTCTATGTGATTATGATCATAGGCATCATCCTCGGCCTCATCATTTTCAGCAAATAGTTGCTGCGGCAATTTTAACTTTTTACCAAACTAACGGTATATTCATCTGCATCCACCACATCCTGGAAAAAGTCGACCAGGTCCTGATACGTTTCTTTGCTATACGTGCCGTCAAATAACTGGAATTTACGCCTGTAGGTAAGCTGGTTACCTTTAAGTTCCATCGTGGCGGTAAATTTTCCAAACGGTTTGTCAAGCTTTACATTTAAGGGTTCTTTCTCCAGGTGGTAACCGGGCGGGATCGTGTAGGTTATGTCGTCAAGATCTGTATATCCGCGATTAATACAAACGTCATTCATTCGGTTGGGTACCTGCCTTGGCGGCTCTTCTATCCGGTTAACAGAATTGATCATAAAAAAGCATTTGCCATCGGTTAGGGAGGCGTAATCCCGTGCGCTAAGCTTAATACTCTCGGTTGTAAAAGGCCTAAAGCTTTTATCCTGTTTTAAATCAAGGCCAAGGATATCCATGTTATTTATCGGGTAGATCTTTTGGATTATTTTATACTGCTCCTTTACGGGCTCATTAACGATTTCATCCCGGTTATCATAATTGGCCCCGTAAAAAGTGGTGGTCATCGCTCCGGATAACCCGCCATCACCATTGATTACAAAGTCAGCTTTGCGCTTTTCCAGGTCGTCATCTACGGAGTACTTTGGGGTGTGCAGCAGTTTGCCGCCTTCGGGGGTACAGGCTAAAACATTGCGGTCGTCGGTAAAATCCCCCAGGTATCCAAAAGGTATGGTTTGGCTGGTGCAATCGGCCCATGTGGTATCGTTTTTAAACGGGATACATAAAATAATATGATCTCCCTGGTCCATACTGGCAAAATCATTCAATAAATTCACTTTGTACCTTCTGCCTGATTTTACAACACAATACCATGAGTCGATATTCACGGCCTTCAGCAAAGCCTGGGTATAATTTACCAGCGCTTTGCAGTCACCATAGTTTTGCTGATCTACATCTGAAGCCAAAAAAGGCTGATTTCCCCCAATCCCCACCTGTACGCTTACATAGTGGGTTTTACCCTGCATGAATTCATAAATTTTTTTTGCTTTTAATTTGGGGTCAGCGATGTCTTTGGTTAATTCCTGCACATGTTCTTTCGTGCCTGCAGGCAGTTCAGTGCGGCTGGCCAGCAGTTTATCATATTCCCATTTGCCCAGCGTTTTCCAATCTGTGAATGAACCGTCCAGCCCATAATACCTGAATTTTTCGGGCGCCACCTGCACGTAAGGAATTACATTTTTATAATATGGGCTAAAAGGCTCGGTTTTAGCGGCTTTTAAATTACTCACGCTCCAGCTATACGTATTAGTTTCCGCTTTTTTCTCAATCTTTATCAAATTATTGTGGAAGTTATTTTCTTTATACCTGATGTTAAAACCTTTGTCGCAGGTGAATGTAAATGAACTTTTCTGAACAGCAATACCATAGCCCGGTACCGGTTCCCATTGGGGAAAAGCAAGGGATTGTTTTAATTTCATTTCGTATTCATACACAACGGTGTATGGATACTGGCTGACGGCCGGCTTGTAATATTTAATTTTATCATCAAGAAAGAGTGAAAAGCCATCCCAGGCGCTTTGTTTTTCAAAATCGCCTTCAGAAAACTTATTAATCGGCTTCCCAAACTCATTTAATATCATGCCTTTAACCGATTTAATGACCCTGCTTTTGTCGTATTCAAGGACAATTTCTGCATCTTCGTCGCCATTTTTATTTAAAACTGTTATGGCCGATTTCACCTGCACAATGGTATTATCCAGGCTCTCTACCCTGACACTCAATTGCTGATCCCTGATCACTGTACTAGCATGGGCAAGCAGCTCCTTTGGGATCAGGCTTGCATCATAATTATCCTGGGCGCCGGCGTATAAAAAACCTGTCAGCAGGCATATCATAAGTAATACAGGTTTCATGATTTTTTCTTAAATAAAATTTCTGCTTTTTCTGACTGGATAATCTTGTTGTAAAATTCTTTAAGGTATGGATATTCATTCACGTCGTAAACGGGTTTATTAAATTGGATGATATGTGAAAATGTAAAAGAGTGATCACCAGGCTCGTAATTCGTAATAAACTTACCCCCGTTGCCTGGCATGGCTATACCCGTTACGGGCGGCGGCGTTGCCACCGTATATTGTTCAGGCAGATGTATGGTTAATGTTAACCTTTCGTCAGAGGGCATACCCATGTCAACCGGGTAGGTTCGCTCAGCCAGTTTGAAAGGGTTAACATCTATTTTATTCCAAAAAAACGGGTTGAATGCCAGGTCATTTGCGCCGGTAGCCTTATTAAACAAGTCGATTTCAAGGTCATATTTTTCAATAAGCGGCTTGTCCAGGCTGTCAACGTCGGTGATCTCGGCTTTAAGCACTTTTATTTTTGAAGATTTGCTCTTGAAATCGTCAATATAATCAGCTGTTGAGTTGAATTTATTGATGGCTGATCTTTTTTCATAGGCATCGTACCCGGTTGAATAGATAATAGCTGTTCCCTTTAATTTACCATCTTCACCCAAAGTAAAATCAAGCGTGCGCGTGCTCTTTTCTTTCTGTTGCAAATTTAAATCCATCCATTCCGAAGGCCCATCCATACTAAAAACCCGGCCGCGGCCATTTAAGCAGCGCATGGGCAGCATACCAAAGGGTAGCAAAGGGTCGGTGGCATCCAGCAGGTAGGTTTGGTTATTTATGTCGACACGTGCTATTAAATAGTCAAAATCATTAACAACCGGGTAAAGAGAATTTACTTTGCCATGCTCGCGGGTTGATATTAATACGGCTTTTGCGTTAAAGCCTGCGGCGTTTAGCGCATTGATGAGCGAGAAATTAATATCTGCATCGTTGCCGGTATGTTTGTCAATAGCGGTTGCGATGCCTTCATCGCTATATTTTCCCCGCCGCCCGTTGTACTTAAAAAGCTGTTTTACATAGCTGTATATTGCTTTTGCTTTTTCAAGGTCATCAGTTTTGCCAATAGTTACGGGCACCAAACGATCTTTAAACAAGGCGGTCTTTTTCAACTGCGATCCAAAATACAAGTACTTTTTAAGGCCCAGATCCACATCCTTCCATTCTTTATTCACGTTTACCTTTACAAACGTGTAGGGGTTGGTTTCTTCAGCCAGTTCGAAGTTTATCGTCGAGAAAAAGTCCCTGGCAGAAGTCATATAGTCTTCCTTTATAAAAGCAGGCACATCACTCATTCCAAAAATAAGTTTCGAACAATCAACGCTTGTACTTACCCTGCCATCGCCGCTCCCGCCCCCATCTACAGAAAAACAGTTTCGTTCTACAGATGAAGTGTTTTTTGCCAGCTTTAACCCGCCCTTTAGCGAAACATTGTACCGCCAGTAAGCCGGAATGTGCGCTTCAAATTCCGAATATATTTTGGGGATAAAATCCTGGAACTGCCATGGATGAAAATTTTCAAGGTATGGCGAAAACATGCGGTACCGGTATTCAATAACACAACCATTTTTCATTGCCGGCATTGCAAATTTATATACCATTACATTTTTGTTTTCTTTTTCAGCATATACCTTGTTTTTTTCAAGCTCGGCTTTCTGTGTTGCTCCATTGTTATCGGTATAATAAGTAACGCCTGTTAATTCCTCAATGGTTTCGTAGGAATCGGCGTCCTCGTTATAATTGTATACCGGCAGCTCCACCGTGCCACTGTCAAATCCTTTGTTATCAAATATTTTTATCTTAACATGGTACTCAAAAACCAGTTTTATTCGTTCCCCGGTAACCACTTCAATGCTTGCCAGGCCATGTTCCCGTAGTACAACTGCATGCGCCGAAGTATCTTTCGGATACGATTTCATATCCATTTCTTCATCCGAAATGGCTCCGTATGGAAAATCCTGCGCTTTTAAAAGGTTGTTTAAGCAAAGCAGGGCAAAAAGGATAAGTAAGTTTTTTTTCATGACAGTAAAGGTTTATTTCTTCTTGAATACCATTTCTGCTTTTTCTGACTGGATGATATTGTTATACAATTCTTTCAGGTAGGGGTATTCCTGCGAACTGTAAATAGATTTATTGAGCTGGATAATATGCGAAAAAGTAAATGTATTGTCGTCTGAGGCCTGGAAGTCCGTTAAAAACCGACCACCGTTATTGGGCAACGCAATCCCTACGGCTTTTGGCGGATTATCCACAACATATTGTGCCGGTAAGTGCATAAGTAAAGTAGTCCTGTAATCGCCGGGCATTCCCCTGTCAACCGGGTACGAGCGTTCGGTAAGTTTATAGGGATTGGTTGTCATCCGGTCTAAGAAAAATGGATTAAAGGTTAAACTGCCAGCGCCCATCTTGTTATAAATATTGATCTCCACCTCGTATTTTTCCACAACCGGCTTATCTAAACTATCCAGGTTAGTGATCTCGGACTTAAGTATTTTTAATTTGGGGAATTTGCCTGCAATATCTTCAACATATTCATCTGTTGTATTAAATTTTTTAATAGCCACTCTTTTTTTATAGGCTTCATAACCTATCGAATAATTTGTAATAGTGCCTTTAATTTTGCCGTCATCCTGCAAAGTAAGATCCATCATGCTGGTGCTGGTTTCTTTTTGCGGGAGGTTTAAATCTATCCAGTAGGAGGGTTTATCCAGGCTAAAAACGCGCCCCCTGTCATTCAGGCATTTTAAAGGTAACATACCGAAGGGCATCAAAGGATCGGTGGCATCAAGCAGATAGCTTTTATCGCCAATGTTTGCTTTGGCAATAATATAATTAAATTTGTTTACAGCCGGGTAAAGGTCATTCAGCAAACCATTATCGCGTGTGGATAGCAATACAGCTTCGGTGTTTATGCCGGCGCCATTCAGCGCGATGATCAAAGACATATTGATATCACCAACACTCCCGGTATGTGATTCGAAAGCTTTTTTAACGCCATCGCTTCCATTGCCGATATATTCATTCCATTTATACCATTTTTGCAAATACGCATAAATTGCTTTTGCTTTTTCCAGATCGTCCGTCTTGCCGGCATAGACGGGTAAAATCCTGTCTTTAAGCAAATCTTTGTGCTTTAGCTGCCCGCCAAAAGCAAAGCTGGATTTCAAGAGATAATCAATATCCTTCCATTCTTTTGTCTCTTTAACCACAGTGCCCGTGTAGGGGTTGGTAAATTCCACTAGGTCAAACGAAAGTTCTGAAAGATAATTCTTTGGCGACGTCATATCGTCCTCTTCAATAAAAGCCGGAATATCGCTCATCGCATAAATAATATCCGAACAATCGCTGGCTGCCCCGTGGGTTGAAAAACAGCCCGTTAAAACTGAAGAAGTGTTTTTTGTGAGTTTTAAAAAGCCCCTTAACGACGCATTATAATTAAAGTGACCGGGTATAACTGCTTCGAATTCGGAATAAACCTTCGGTATATCACTTTGAAATGCCCAGGGATGAAATTCATAAAGATGAATCCCTATCGGCGAAACCAATCGGTAGGTATACTCAATTACACAGCCATCCACTAATGCGGGCAGGGTAAATTTAAAGGTGCTTTGGTATTTATCATCCCTTGATGTATAAACTTTTTTGGGATCAAACTCGGCTTTTTGTATGCTGCCATCGCTGCCTGCAAAATAAGTGGTACCCGTTACTTTTTCAACTTCATCAGAATTTTCATCGTTGTTTTGGAGGGAGACCATCTTTGTAGCTTCGTCGAATCCTTTATTGTCAAAAATTTTTATTTTAACATGGTACTCAAACATTATTTTAAGGTTATCATCATTTGCCACAACAATCTGCGCTTTGCCGTATTCGCGCAAAACCACGGCGTGCGCCGAGGTATCTTTGGCGTACTTTTTCATGTTAAGCTCATCGGTTGAAATCTGGCCGTAAGGGAAATCCTGCGC
This genomic window contains:
- a CDS encoding DUF3857 domain-containing protein, giving the protein MKPVLLMICLLTGFLYAGAQDNYDASLIPKELLAHASTVIRDQQLSVRVESLDNTIVQVKSAITVLNKNGDEDAEIVLEYDKSRVIKSVKGMILNEFGKPINKFSEGDFEKQSAWDGFSLFLDDKIKYYKPAVSQYPYTVVYEYEMKLKQSLAFPQWEPVPGYGIAVQKSSFTFTCDKGFNIRYKENNFHNNLIKIEKKAETNTYSWSVSNLKAAKTEPFSPYYKNVIPYVQVAPEKFRYYGLDGSFTDWKTLGKWEYDKLLASRTELPAGTKEHVQELTKDIADPKLKAKKIYEFMQGKTHYVSVQVGIGGNQPFLASDVDQQNYGDCKALVNYTQALLKAVNIDSWYCVVKSGRRYKVNLLNDFASMDQGDHIILCIPFKNDTTWADCTSQTIPFGYLGDFTDDRNVLACTPEGGKLLHTPKYSVDDDLEKRKADFVINGDGGLSGAMTTTFYGANYDNRDEIVNEPVKEQYKIIQKIYPINNMDILGLDLKQDKSFRPFTTESIKLSARDYASLTDGKCFFMINSVNRIEEPPRQVPNRMNDVCINRGYTDLDDITYTIPPGYHLEKEPLNVKLDKPFGKFTATMELKGNQLTYRRKFQLFDGTYSKETYQDLVDFFQDVVDADEYTVSLVKS
- a CDS encoding C40 family peptidase; protein product: MKKTLYLFCILLAFTAVLTSCHSRRAAMRGEPGEVVKPQLSVAEKYSAIMGVEKSDIQNGRLYEFIDDWMGTPYHFGGQDKSGVDCSGLAQLLESQVFGVEIPRSTGEQINVIKRKYEEELVEGDLIFFDYDGKKFSHVGVYLQNGYFVHASSTKGVTITRLHDPYTYKYFSRCGSVIAQDPNSAPGK
- the pflB gene encoding formate C-acetyltransferase, producing MKTEETTIPFIPGAWNSTINVYDFVIKNITPYTGDASFLAGPSAKTTRLWDACKTVLLKERENGGVLAIDTETISNITAFGPGYIKQDDEVIVGLQTDQLLKRAMKPFGGIKLVESALSEHGMKISPKVHEIFNYAKNHNESVFKAYDSEIRAFRSHHVLTGLPDNYARGRIIGDFRRMALYGVDQLINFKKADLQRVDGEMTDHKVRLREEISEQINALKAMVEMAAAYGFDLKKPAENAAEAVQWLYFAYLSAVKEQDGAAMSLGNVASFLDIFIERDIKAGVLNEEGAQELIDQFVMKLRVIRHLRPASYDEIFGGDPTWVTEALGGFLNDGRTKVTRTTFRFLQTLYNLGASPEPNLTVLWSDNLPEGFKEFCAKVSIDTSSIQYENDDLMRTTRGSDDYGIACCVSYQKVGKSIQHFGARANLPKVLLLALNGGREEQEGVKVLKEIPELPEGVLDYDLVLDVFKRSLSDLARVYAKAMYIIHYMHDKYYYERAQMALIDTDPHVDIAYGAAGISIIADSLAAIKYARVTPVRNEKGLTVEFKIEGEYPQYGNDDDRVDNIAVEITKFFVTELRKHVAYKNATPTLSLLTITSNVMYGTNTGATPDGRKKGEAFAPGANPMHGRDSSGAIASLNSVCKLDYNDVQDGISNTFTMVPKSLGYTPEEQVTNLVNTLNGYFKQGGFHLNVNILNRETLLDAYDHPENYPQLTIRVSGYAVNFVRLSKEHQMEVITRTFHECM
- the mutS gene encoding DNA mismatch repair protein MutS; its protein translation is MAKETGKETPLMQQYNQVKAKYPGALLLFRVGDFYETFGEDAIKTAGILGIVLTRRANGAATHIELAGFPHHSLDTYLPKLVRAGQRVAICDQLEDPKATKTIVKRGVTELVTPGVAINDNILHQKSNNYLASLHFDKNSIGVAFIDISTGEFLTAQGSSSYIDKLLQSYSPSEVIYTKSRRHDFKELFGDRFYTYTLDEWPYSGDYANEVLLKHFGVKSLKGFGIDKLSLGIVAAGVALHYLNETEHRNLQHISAISRIEEDRYLWLDRYSVRNLELVGSANENAHTLVEVLDQTCSPMGARLLRRWIVMPLKEIKPINDRLNVVEFLIEQEELRESLKQNIRLIGDLERLISKIGLLKANPREVCQLKKALNAIGLIKKQGETSPSLPLQAISAQLNPCTLICEKIEKELSAEPPVMLVKGGVMNEGINEELDRLRKIAFGGKGYLLEIQKREAETTGIPSLKVSFNNVFGYYLEVTHSHRDKVPSEWIRKQTLVNAERYITPELKEYEEQILGAEEKILALETKLYNDLVYSLAEYIKPIQLNAQLIARLDVLLNFGTIAIKNYYVKPEVNDSRLIDIKGGRHPVIEKTLPLGEEYITNDVYLDSETQQIIIITGPNMAGKSALLRQTGLIVLMAQMGCFVPAKAASIGLVDKIFTRVGASDNLSSGESTFMVEMNETASILNNLSDRSLILLDEIGRGTSTYDGISIAWSIAEFLHNQPQARAKTLFATHYHELNELSNSFSRIKNFNVSVKEIGHQIIFLRKLVPGGSEHSFGIHVAKLAGMPQKVLSRANEILKKLEAERTGGEHIKESIRKVQKQAVQMQMFSIDDPVLVKIRDTLNNLDVNTLTPVEALMKLDEIQRVIKG
- the pflA gene encoding pyruvate formate-lyase-activating protein — protein: MIYFPLQDIEAAKLNIDDPDHLRIHSLETFGTHDGPGVRMVVFVQGCQFRCVYCHNPDSIDVKGGMLVEISELVKRAVQQKNYFGAEGGVTVSGGEPLLQRSKLITFFKLLHEQGINTCLDSNGRLNNAEVHELLEYTDILLLDVKHINDEWHHKLTGLSNKTTLELAAYRESTGRPMWLRYVLVPGWTDQPEYIEEWCRHFTNYKTVERVEIISFHQMGRHKWDSMGMIYPLIDTPVPTREQRHQVKAIFKKYFKNIALK